In a genomic window of Strix aluco isolate bStrAlu1 chromosome 3, bStrAlu1.hap1, whole genome shotgun sequence:
- the LOC141921936 gene encoding uncharacterized protein LOC141921936 isoform X2, with translation MPVEAELENLRSERPWHQADWKWHGMAPCGTAWPNCTAHGTAWDGIMVQHSMVWHGVGQHHGATLHGTAKHDRIVWQSMTCHRMSWEATTQHGMEWHGTVWEPMAWHDTAEHGAAGHGTGYPCRQLVFSTWPQAPCKPHGRPELALLASSEASLPKHRGRKEPAPSLETCDSAKAPSTERLCPLPRISSLSSLSTSSSSSVDTLCSFLEPCPGAMAELAAQKRSGPAQSPEEDQGLVENLGAALGQDPPLEQSAGTRQEQVPGHEGDKAQTPRDVEPVPGSPHARLRTLVIEIWLRSNGAELPVPHMDTDRAEDGDKETRIPNVESLEMDRSSPVKSGSSSPVSLGSTIAAAPGRSSPAEPSPQQRVPAGRTRGRAWEGCAQLCRGTKAWWQRRCQSCRRRFRKPPRQHQC, from the exons ATGCCAGtggaagctgagctggagaacCTGAGGagtgagcggccctggcaccaagcagactggaaatggcatggcatggcaccgtgtggcacggcATGGCCCAACTGCACAGCACACGGCACGGCGTGGGACGGCATCATGGTGCAACACAGCATGGTGTGGCACGGCGTGGGACAGCATCATGGTGCAACACTGCATGGCACGGCAAAGCATGATCGCATAGTATGGCAGAGCATGACATGCCACAGAATGTCATGGGAGGCTACAACACAGCATGGCATGGAATGGCATGGCACGGTGTGGGAACCCATGGCATGGCATGACACGGCCGAACATGGTGCAGCAGGGCACGGCACGGGGTATCCGTGCAGACAGTTGGTTTTTTCGACCTGGCCCCAAgcaccctgcaaacctcatggcAGGCCTGAGCTCGCTCTGTTGGCTTCCTCGGAGGCTTCTCTACCGAagcacagaggaaggaaggagcccGCACCAagcctggagacatg tgacagcgcGAAGGCACCGAGCACGGAGCGCCTGTGCCCACTACCCCGGATATCGTCCCTGAGCTCCCTCTCCACGAGCAGCTCCAGTTCcgtggacaccctctgctccttcctggaGCCCTGCCCCGGTGCCATGGCGGAGCTGGCGGCGCAAAAGcgctcgggacccgcccagtccccgGAGGAAGATCAGGGGCTGGTGGAGAacctgggagcagccctgggccaggaccccccactggaacagtcagcagggaccaggcaagagcaggtccctgggcaTGAGGGGGACAAGGcgcagacacccagggatgtggagcCGGTCCCCGGCAGTCCCCACGCCCGCCTGCGGACGCTGGTGATCGAAATATGGCTGCGGAGCAATGGAGCGGAGCTGCCGGTGCCGCACATGGACACCGACAGGGCtgaggatggggacaaggagacAAGGATTCCCAACGTGGAGTCCTTGGAgatggacaggagcagccccgtgaagtcgggcagcagcagccccgtgagcctgggcagcaccatcgcggcggctccgggcaggagcagcccagcggagcccagtccccagcagcgggtgcccgcgggcaggacgcgtggccgggcgtgggagggctgtgcccagctctgcaggggtacCAAGGCCTGGTGGCAACGGCGCTGCCAGTCCTGCCGCAGGCGCTTCCGCAAGCCCCCGAGGCAACATCAATGCTGA
- the LOC141921936 gene encoding uncharacterized protein LOC141921936 isoform X1: MACGNGPTSAEMLLLVMLILLFLLVGAMLAAYWLWRKRQETKRWMPVEAELENLRSERPWHQADWKWHGMAPCGTAWPNCTAHGTAWDGIMVQHSMVWHGVGQHHGATLHGTAKHDRIVWQSMTCHRMSWEATTQHGMEWHGTVWEPMAWHDTAEHGAAGHGTGYPCRQLVFSTWPQAPCKPHGRPELALLASSEASLPKHRGRKEPAPSLETCDSAKAPSTERLCPLPRISSLSSLSTSSSSSVDTLCSFLEPCPGAMAELAAQKRSGPAQSPEEDQGLVENLGAALGQDPPLEQSAGTRQEQVPGHEGDKAQTPRDVEPVPGSPHARLRTLVIEIWLRSNGAELPVPHMDTDRAEDGDKETRIPNVESLEMDRSSPVKSGSSSPVSLGSTIAAAPGRSSPAEPSPQQRVPAGRTRGRAWEGCAQLCRGTKAWWQRRCQSCRRRFRKPPRQHQC; this comes from the exons ATGGCGTGTGGCAACGGGCCCACCTCGGCCGAGATGCTGCTGCTAGTGATGCTCATCCTGCTGTTCCTCCTGGTTGGCGCCATGTTGGCGGCCTACTGGTTATGG aggaagaggcaggagacaAAACGATGGATGCCAGtggaagctgagctggagaacCTGAGGagtgagcggccctggcaccaagcagactggaaatggcatggcatggcaccgtgtggcacggcATGGCCCAACTGCACAGCACACGGCACGGCGTGGGACGGCATCATGGTGCAACACAGCATGGTGTGGCACGGCGTGGGACAGCATCATGGTGCAACACTGCATGGCACGGCAAAGCATGATCGCATAGTATGGCAGAGCATGACATGCCACAGAATGTCATGGGAGGCTACAACACAGCATGGCATGGAATGGCATGGCACGGTGTGGGAACCCATGGCATGGCATGACACGGCCGAACATGGTGCAGCAGGGCACGGCACGGGGTATCCGTGCAGACAGTTGGTTTTTTCGACCTGGCCCCAAgcaccctgcaaacctcatggcAGGCCTGAGCTCGCTCTGTTGGCTTCCTCGGAGGCTTCTCTACCGAagcacagaggaaggaaggagcccGCACCAagcctggagacatg tgacagcgcGAAGGCACCGAGCACGGAGCGCCTGTGCCCACTACCCCGGATATCGTCCCTGAGCTCCCTCTCCACGAGCAGCTCCAGTTCcgtggacaccctctgctccttcctggaGCCCTGCCCCGGTGCCATGGCGGAGCTGGCGGCGCAAAAGcgctcgggacccgcccagtccccgGAGGAAGATCAGGGGCTGGTGGAGAacctgggagcagccctgggccaggaccccccactggaacagtcagcagggaccaggcaagagcaggtccctgggcaTGAGGGGGACAAGGcgcagacacccagggatgtggagcCGGTCCCCGGCAGTCCCCACGCCCGCCTGCGGACGCTGGTGATCGAAATATGGCTGCGGAGCAATGGAGCGGAGCTGCCGGTGCCGCACATGGACACCGACAGGGCtgaggatggggacaaggagacAAGGATTCCCAACGTGGAGTCCTTGGAgatggacaggagcagccccgtgaagtcgggcagcagcagccccgtgagcctgggcagcaccatcgcggcggctccgggcaggagcagcccagcggagcccagtccccagcagcgggtgcccgcgggcaggacgcgtggccgggcgtgggagggctgtgcccagctctgcaggggtacCAAGGCCTGGTGGCAACGGCGCTGCCAGTCCTGCCGCAGGCGCTTCCGCAAGCCCCCGAGGCAACATCAATGCTGA
- the URGCP gene encoding up-regulator of cell proliferation, protein MDFQEDILEDDEKSDLAKKLLSEACEKEGLDCGYWLPKLLGILGVKSREALKHLRYEDYLKLECEVRYPWETKALRKLLELTNNKATSEELQKERLEKAKQRQEAAKVALKELKEMHNSSSRSTDAVREKEESLWQAMEIPKEYWAPPERSLVDVLENIQKQLEAQESVVGRSENISDMEVLRRASGGLALQGIYRTSSFADVLAKRDQLIRVPDGFRLAGPEQGSLLERKEFSSSAAEAAFTKSMEQLGFSISVSAKAGFWGFNAEVGVDYSSSSRSEDTHESCREQSYICTIKYQYMPLASCYFQKHQLHLSDVALRELQDIEHLLSITPEADRPPMLKSRCASFFSRFGSHINQGPIHFGGIFWWKATTEGFSAEQREELKREVSEALSCYVGASYNGFGASVEAGVDVSKSSSWASVKRKDGRSAHTVIQLYVANTGGPSETDSLPQWKVGLVANNTTWCVIDRGFQLIPVWDIILFNHSSDFKSIYQMSSSLRATYEALTNHSVGTMFGEELVSAVEEARAFMEHVKAWEVTADERQLLTLIDVKRNLNEKTKNHSVWINVCLSDKALQEFLRDTILFYKQSPPENITYIKSLLRCLLDPHVYSVKDFPGSSLIMQWIFHAEHVLPETLNVSELEDLTKTLVQMKDYIQEVTYAPETSASAIHEAKIKATLTASLAVYSLLQFLQERAQKDIELLVLLITTSTGYQVERSTFQYLLGCPEINFMANEMQTRHKEYLSLKEQDAYRAQAFLLLTGLTVTAKYKEMSPEQKNKWLVFMEDQMENLWSTEIKNLLKKHGAFKDWELLERDLDSFISGHLGDTCDDLKEDSIIKDIEDTFQRREPSHQSKSKPDSSESEGNQATANQEFLHLLKRLGLESHYPRKMGTEDFHILYETSLHDSHPSKDSELPFYFLQKLLTVDYRVRYLTCKDESKPGLAPVPKTPEQEHEPSDSFDDFFTDLEEEAPESATRDSRVHPMDLQMAIFHCADDFMRQYISTKLAFCQFALPLLVPNPCTSQIEFPLWSFSQIKKSWKGAEKSGTQAKITSYKNQLIYQAETPIVSFIRIGSSPSSSKSHILNALLSKQKHDTFFHRHCKGSTKDCLLMKGVVEISWYCPRGSDDDNFDCCVAFCNLHGDARDHEKQLQFLQEISAVNVVLVTESDQRDKRGMEILRQLWQSQRPLVCLFTEKENVAAGRSSQNIRIGIKNRNEAELMGELTKTIRDLLEGSKTLFSLDACLDIAQKHGFKVDEDTDACVTAKEKAKALVKLLKKEKLCEIKSQLLPLQGKLWYQWCKKDKELTRLQEKRNKSIEHHRSQIESEKSAIRRKQLDKAFPLNQLMRSVLGFLQSQPADTKKYFLQWMKVFMDDLSSGRLDELRREYHQLWSEILAIKKSNEQTDVKSLLLSKLDALSNEINDSSIGLEHILREVGQIYEALESVNSKDKCFVKLPEIAADLMVSGYPVELMDGDASYVPLRWVGAIFDRLIEKLGDKRVFVLSVLGIQSTGKSTLLNAMFGLQFNVSAGRCTRGAFMQLIKVDEKLQQDLDFDYMLVVDTEGLRAIEMVNKQSLNHDNELATFVIGIGNMTLINIFGENPSEMQDVLQIAVQAFLRMKQVHLSPSCLFVHQNVGEITAKEKNMEGQRRLQEKLDEMTMTAAQQEFCDISCFSDVIRFDVNTHIHYFAHLWEGNPPMAPPNPTYSQNVQELKSKILQAAKKESQGSILRLSSLKVRINDLWNALLNENFIFSFKNSVEIAAYKKLETAFSQWTWQLRSHILDIQMKLDHKVRNGDLQKVTTEYLEKLVQGTSDDIMKAMEKYFSEDKDSEILIQWKGSMELKLKELKESLLLETRKKCESLIELKKNQCKLDERKSEYENELLKRSRQLALSLKGQCLSERELRDNFISLWAFWITEVSSAAPPLEKVDIDVEIEDVLLDRFKEPNLQARIEEFPKHGVFSLDLKKHITKKKRWGILTVDFDAADVNNMHHITDNIIECVRANIDKKEKEKRDYSRSFIHEILNEIQKGMNSVPSSAKYSFNKDYRIDLSLHLCRMAAERFKAMHVAFRKANDPAVYLESKKEDFFKCFQISCQGATSITTFAVFLCDKIASALQQAVYEKTALAIARDMKSKVPDFKGNRYSLEVCILKYLAQEEKFENFKQYLSRPEGFFRSYIERRVRMYCLDENRRLEKFLEDSLTLLYESIQSAVFASTNIVRDRKDRNDKISLWLDEFCSALGEVLSLPRRDLKGIEHQEVTDIEFLNDAMTKALAPLKDNIEEEFATADMSKFERQPHTILAEQFAGCWQQCPFCGAVCTNTMPDHDGKHQLVFHRPEALVGRKWHRTDHLVIDICSSSVASDCSFRIGENTWIPYKRYWDAGHPYSTWNIPPDPSMQAYWKWFVSHFKTEIERWYNGRFHGRGEIPPSWHKITKQEALDQLQTL, encoded by the coding sequence ATGGATTTCCAGGAGGACATCCTAGAGGATGATGAGAAGTCAGACCTTGCTAAAAAACTACTGTCAGAAGCATGTGAGAAAGAAGGACTGGACTGTGGGTACTGGCTCCCCAAACTGTTGGGGATACTGGGAGTCAAGTCCAGAGAAGCCCTGAAACATCTGCGCTATGAAGACTACCTCAAGCTGGAGTGCGAGGTGCGGTACCCCTGGGAAACAAAGGCGCTCCGAAAACTCCTGGAACTCACGAACAACAAGGCAACTTctgaggagctgcagaaggaacGCTTGGAGAAGGCAAAGCAGAGGCAAGAAGCAGCCAAGGTAGCCCTGAAGGAGCTGAAAGAAATGCACaacagcagcagccgcagcacgGATGCtgtaagagagaaagaggagtCTCTGTGGCAAGCCATGGAGATTCCCAAAGAGTACTGGGCACCACCGGAGAGGTCACTGGTGGATGTGCTGGAGAACATCCAGAAGCAGCTGGAGGCACAGGAGTCGGTGGTGGGCAGGAGTGAGAACATCTCCGACATGGAGGTCCTGAGGCGGGCGTCGGGGGGACTGGCCCTGCAGGGCATTTACAGAACCAGCAGCTTTGCGGATGTGCTGGCAAAGCGGGACCAGCTCATCAGGGTTCCCGATGGATTCAGGCTTGCCGGTCCAGAGCAAGGGTCGCTGCTTGAGAGGAAGGAGTTCTCCTCCTCTGCAGCGGAAGCTGCTTTCACCAAGTCCATGGAGCAGCTGGGGTTCAGCATCAGCGTTTCTGCCAAAGCTGGGTTCTGGGGGTTTAATGCTGAAGTCGGTGTGGATTACAGCAGCTCCTCGCGGTCGGAGGACACCCATGAGTCCTGCCGTGAGCAGAGCTACATTTGCACCATCAAGTACCAGTACATGCCTCTGGCCTCCTGTTACTTCCAAAAGCATCAGCTTCACCTCTCGGACGTGGCCCTGCGGGAGCTGCAAGACATCGAGCACCTTTTGAGCATCACTCCGGAAGCAGACAGGCCCCCCATGCTGAAGAGCAGGTGCGCGAGCTTCTTCAGCAGATTTGGGTCCCACATAAACCAGGGTCCCATCCACTTTGGGGGGATATTCTGGTGGAAGGCGACTACAGAAGGATTCAGCGCTGAGCAGCGGGAAGAGTTGAAGCGAGAAGTGTCTGAAGCCCTCAGCTGCTACGTCGGGGCCAGCTACAACGGCTTCGGTGCCAGCGTGGAAGCGGGTGTGGATGTTTCAAAATCCAGCTCATGGGCTTCTGTCAAGAGAAAAGATGGAAGGAGTGCCCACACGGTGATTCAGCTCTACGTGGCCAACACAGGGGGCCCATCAGAGACAGATTCTCTTCCACAGTGGAAAGTGGGGCTTGTAGCTAATAACACCACCTGGTGTGTTATTGACCGAGGCTTTCAGCTGATCCCAGTGTGGGATATAATCCTGTTCAATCACAGCAGTGATTTTAAATCCATCTATCAGATGAGCAGCAGCCTCAGGGCCACGTACGAAGCGCTAACGAATCACAGTGTCGGCACcatgtttggagaggagctggtCAGTGCAGTGGAAGAGGCCAGAGCTTTCATGGAGCACGTGAAGGCCTGGGAGGTGACAGCAGATGAAAGGCAACTGCTCACGCTGATAGATGTCAAACGGAATCTGaatgaaaaaaccaaaaatcacagTGTCTGGATCAACGTGTGCCTGTCAGACAAAGCACTGCAGGAGTTCCTGCGGGACACCATTCTGTTTTACAAGCAGTCACCCCCAGAAAACATCACCTATATCAAGTCTCTGTTGAGGTGCCTCCTGGATCCTCATGTCTATTCTGTCAAGGACTTCCCCGGGTCTTCCCTCATTATGCAATGGATCTTCCATGCCGAGCATGTGCTTCCCGAAACTCTCAATGTTTCCGAGCTTGAAGACCTCACCAAGACACTGGTGCAAATGAAGGATTACATCCAGGAAGTCACCTACGCACCAGAAACCTCTGCATCGGCCATTCACGAAGCAAAGATAAAAGCCACCTTGACGGCAAGCCTGGCTGTTTATTCCTTactccagtttctccaggagagggCACAGAAAGACATAGAACTGTTGGTGCTCTTAATTACGACCAGCACGGGGTACCAGGTGGAAAGGAGCACTTTTCAGTACCTCCTTGGATGTCCAGAAATTAACTTCATGGCAAATGAAATGCAAACGAGACATAAGGAGTATCTGAGTCTGAAGGAGCAAGATGCTTACAGAGCTCAGGCCTTCCTGCTGCTGACGGGTCTAACTGTAACGGCCAAATATAAAGAGATGTCCCCTGAGCAGAAGAATAAGTGGTTAGTTTTCATGGAAGATCAAATGGAAAACTTATGGTCCACAGAGATAAAAAATCTCCTCAAAAAGCATGGTGCGTTCAAAGACTGGGAGCTGCTGGAAAGGGACTTGGATTCCTTCATCAGTGGGCACTTGGGTGACACGTGTGATGATCTGAAGGAAGACAGTATAATCAAAGACATAGAAGACACTTTTCAAAGAAGAGAGCCTTCCCATCAGTCCAAATCCAAACCAGACAGCAGCGAATCCGAAGGAAATCAAGCCACTGCAAACCAAGAGTTCCTCCACTTACTGAAGCGCCTTGGACTAGAAAGTCACTACCCAAGGAAAATGGGAACAGAAGATTTCCACATCCTATACGAGACATCTTTACATGACAGCCATCCCAGCAAGGACAGTGAACTGCCATTTTACTTCTTGCAAAAGCTCTTAACCGTGGACTATCGGGTGAGGTACCTGACTTGCAAGGATGAGAGCAAGCCAGGACTCGCACCCGTGCCCAAAACCCCAGAGCAAGAGCATGAACCCTCAGATTCCTTTGATGACTTTTTCACTGATTTGGAGGAAGAAGCCCCTGAATCTGCAACCAGGGACAGTCGTGTGCACCCCATGGACCTCCAGATGGCAATTTTTCATTGCGCCGATGACTTCATGAGACAGTACATTTCAACAAAGCTTGCTTTCTGCCAGTTTGCGCTACCTCTCCTGGTACCAAACCCGTGCACTTCACAGATAGAGTTCCCCCTCTGGTCCTTCAGCCAAATAAAAAAGAGCTGGAAAGGGGCTGAGAAGTCGGGAACGCAGGCCAAAATTACCAGTTACAAAAACCAACTCATTTATCAGGCCGAGACACCCATCGTGTCCTTCATACGGATCGGCAGTTCTCCCTCCTCTTCCAAGTCTCACATCCTGAATGCTCTGCTGAGCAAACAAAAGCACGACACATTTTTCCACCGACATTGCAAAGGCAGCACCAAAGACTGTTTGCTGATGAAAGGCGTTGTGGAGATCTCCTGGTACTGTCCCCGGGGCAGTGACGATGACAACTTTGACTGCTGCGTTGCCTTCTGTAACCTGCATGGAGATGCAAGGGATCACGAGAAACAGCTGCAGTTCTTACAGGAGATATCTGCCGTGAACGTGGTTCTTGTAACCGAGTCTGATCAGAGGGACAAGAGAGGGATGGAAATTTTACGTCAGCTGTGGCAGTCACAAAGGCCTTTGGTTtgtcttttcactgaaaaagagAATGTTGCAGCTGGCCGATCCAGCCAAAACATAAGAATAGGGATCAAGAACAGAAATGAAGCGGAACTAATGGGCGAGCTGACAAAAACAATCAGGGATCTCCTGGAAGGGTCTAAGACACTGTTCAGCCTTGACGCCTGCCTGGACATAGCTCAGAAGCACGGATTCAAAGTTGATGAAGATACAGATGCCTGCGTGACGGccaaagaaaaggcaaaggcaCTGGTGAAGCTTCTGAAGAAAGAGAAGTTGTGTGAGATCAAATCCCAGCTACTGCCTCTTCAAGGAAAACTGTGGTACCAGTGGTGCAAAAAGGACAAAGAACTCACTCGCttgcaggaaaagagaaacaagagcATAGAGCATCATCGGAGCCAAATCGAATCAGAGAAGTCAGCAATAAGAAGAAAGCAACTAGACAAAGCCTTCCCCCTCAATCAGCTGATGAGATCAGTCCTGGGCTTTCTCCAGTCACAGCCAGCAGATACCAAGAAATACTTCCTGCAGTGGATGAAGGTCTTTATGGATGACTTGTCCTCTGGTCGTCTTGACGAACTGAGGAGAGAATATCACCAGTTATGGTCTGAAATCCTGGCAATAAAGAAAAGCAACGAACAAACCGATGTGAAATCTCTGCTGCTGAGTAAGTTAGATGCCCTCTCCAATGAAATCAACGATTCGTCCATTGGCCTCGAGCATATTCTGAGAGAGGTAGGGCAGATTTATGAAGCTCTGGAATCAGTGAACTCAAAGGATAAATGTTTTGTCAAACTACCCGAAATTGCAGCTGATCTGATGGTTTCGGGGTACCCTGTTGAGCTGATGGATGGTGATGCTTCTTACGTTCCATTACGATGGGTCGGAGCCATCTTTGACAGACTAATTGAGAAGCTAGGGGACAAGCGAGTGTTTGTTCTCTCGGTGCTTGGCATCCAGAGCACAGGGAAGTCAACCCTGTTGAATGCCATGTTTGGTCTCCAGTTTAATGTCAGTGCAGGGAGGTGCACCCGGGGAGCGTTTATGCAGCTCATTAAAGTGGACGAGAAGCTGCAGCAAGATTTGGACTTTGATTACATGCTGGTTGTTGACACAGAGGGGCTTCGTGCCATAGAGATGGTCAATAAACAGTCCCTTAACCATGACAACGAGCTGGCCACCTTTGTCATCGGCATTGGCAACATGACCCTGATCAACATCTTTGGAGAAAACCCTTCAGAAATGCAAGATGTCCTTCAGATCGCTGTGCAGGCTTTCCTGAGGATGAAGCAAGTACATCTTTCCCCAAGCTGCCTGTTTGTGCACCAAAACGTGGGAGAAATAACTGCCAAGGAAAAGAACATGGAAGGACAAAGACGTCTGCAGGAGAAGCTGGATGAAATGACCATGACAGCTGCCCAGCAGGAATTCTGTGACATCTCCTGCTTCAGTGACGTCATCCGCTTTGATGTCAACACCCACATTCATTACTTTGCTCACCTGTGGGAAGGAAACCCCCCAATGGCACCACCCAACCCCACCTACAGCCAGAACGTCCAGGAATTAAAGAGCAAAATTCTCCAAGCTGCCAAGAAGGAGTCGCAGGGCAGCATTTTGAGGCTCTCGAGCTTGAAAGTTCGTATTAACGACCTCTGGAACGCTTTGCTGAACGAAAACTTCATTTTCAGCTTCAAGAATTCGGTGGAGATTGCTGCGTACAAGAAACTGGAAACCGCATTTAGTCAGTGGACCTGGCAGCTGAGGAGTCACATCTTAGACATACAAATGAAACTGGACCATAAGGTTCGGAATGGGGACTTGCAGAAGGTCACCACAGAATACCTTGAAAAACTAGTGCAAGGGACAAGCGATGACATCATGAAAGCCATGGAAAAGTATTTCAGTGAAGACAAAGACTCTGAGATTCTGATCCAGTGGAAAGGCAGCATGGAACTGAAGCTGAAAGAACTAAAAGAGTCTCTTCTCCTGGAAACCAGGAAGAAGTGTGAGAGTCTGATTGAACTAAAGAAGAACCAGTGTAAACTGGATGAAAGGAAGTCAGAATATGAAAACGAGCTCCTGAAAAGGAGTAGGCAGTTGGCTCTGTCTCTGAAAGGCCAGTGTCTAAGTGAAAGAGAACTGAGAGACAACTTTATTTCTCTCTGGGCATTCTGGATTACTGAGGtctcctctgctgctcccccTCTGGAGAAGGTTGATATTGATGTGGAAATAGAAGATGTCCTTCTAGATCGCTTTAAGGAGCCCAATTTACAAGCACGAATCGAGGAATTTCCCAAACATGGAGTATTTTCTCTTGACTTGAAGAAACATATCACTAAGAAAAAACGTTGGGGCATCTTGACTGTGGATTTTGATGCTGCCGATGTGAACAACATGCACCACATTACAGATAACATCATAGAGTGTGTGAGGGCGAACATTgataagaaggaaaaggagaaacggGATTACAGTCGAAGCTTTATCCATGAAATactaaatgaaatacaaaaaggtATGAACTCTGTCCCTAGCAGTGCAAAATATAGTTTTAATAAAGATTACAGAATAGATTTATCACTGCATCTGTGCAGAATGGCAGCAGAAAGGTTTAAAGCCATGCATGTAGCCTTCAGAAAAGCAAATGATCCAGCCGTCTACCTGGAGAGCAAGAAGGAAGATTTCTTTAAATGTTTCCAGATTTCCTGCCAAGGAGCCACTTCTATCACaacatttgctgtttttctgtgtgaCAAGATTGCCTCAGCTCTTCAGCAGGCGGTCTATGAGAAGACAGCTCTTGCCATAGCTCGAGACATGAAGAGTAAAGTCCCAGATTTCAAGGGCAATAGATACTCTCTGGAAGTTTGCATACTGAAATACctggcacaagaagaaaaatttgaGAATTTCAAGCAGTACCTTAGTCGCCCAGAAGGGTTTTTCCGGAGTTACATTGAGAGACGTGTGAGGATGTACTGTTTAGATGAGAACAGGAGGCTGGAGAAGTTTTTAGAAGACTCCCTCACTCTCCTCTATGAAAGCATCCAGTCAGCTGTTTTTGCATCAACCAACATTGTCAgagacagaaaagacagaaatgacaaAATCTCTCTTTGGCTGGATGAATTTTGCAGTGCACTTGGAGAGGTGCTAAGCTTGCCCAGAAGGGACCTGAAGGGCATTGAGCATCAGGAGGTAACAGACATAGAGTTCCTGAATGATGCTATGACAAAGGCCCTGGCTCCCCTGAAGGATAATATTGAGGAAGAGTTTGCTACTGCTGATATGAGCAAATTCGAAAGGCAGCCTCACACCATCCTGGCTGAACAGTTtgcagggtgctggcagcagtgtCCCTTTTGTGGGGCTGTTTGCACAAACACCATGCCCGATCATGATGGAAAGCATCAGCTTGTCTTCCATCGCCCGGAAGCTCTGGTGGGACGAAAGTGGCATAGAACAGACCATCTGGTCATTGATATTTGTTCTAGTAGCGTTGCAAGTGACTGTTCATTCCGTATTGGTGAAAACACATGGATCCCCTACAAGAGATACTGGGATGCAGGGCATCCTTACTCCACTTGGAACATTCCTCCTGATCCATCCATGCAAGCGTACTGGAAATGGTTTGTGTCTCATTTCAAGACAGAGATAGAAAGATGGTACAATGGAAGATTTCATGGCAGAGGAGAAATCCCTCCTTCGTGGCATAAAATTACAAAGCAGGAAGCGCTTGACCAACTGCAGACTCTTTAG